In the Hemitrygon akajei unplaced genomic scaffold, sHemAka1.3 Scf000105, whole genome shotgun sequence genome, one interval contains:
- the LOC140723242 gene encoding uncharacterized protein produces MAHQRVHTRGQPFTCTVCGKGFTASSNLQRHQRVHTGEKPFTCSDCGKGFTQSSHLQSHQRVHTGEKPFTCSVCEKGFSQSSNLQNHQRVHTGEKPFICSECGIGFTQSSQLLAHQSVHNGEWPYTCSVCGKGFTQSSHLQSHKRVHTKERPFTCSVCGKRFTQSSQLQNHQRVHTGEWPFTCSECGKRFSQSSTLLSHQRVHTGERPFTCSVCGKRFAHSSTLQRHQRVHTGERPFNCSVCGKGFTQSSILQSHQRVHTGEKPFTCSVCGKGFTQFSSLQSHQRVHTGEKPFICSVCGKGFTRSSILQSHQRVHTGEKPFTCSVCGKGFTQLSSLQSHQRVHTGEKPFTCSDCGKSFTRSSQLLAHQSVHTGEKPFTCSVCGKGFSESSRLLSHQRVHTGEKPFTCSDCGKGFTQSSNLQNHQRVHTGEKPFTCSVCGKGFTRSSHLQNHQRVHTGEKPFICSDCGKGFTQSSTLLSHQRVHTGEKPFTCSVCGKGFTRSSTLQSHKRVHTGEKPFTCSVCGMGFSESSTLLSHQRVHTVEKPFTCSVYGKGFTQSSTLLAHQSVHSGDWPLL; encoded by the coding sequence atggcacaccagcgtgttcacaccagggggcagccattcacctgcacagtctgcgggaagggattcactgcatcatccaacctacagagacatcagcgagttcacactggggagaagccgttcacctgctcagactgtgggaagggattcactcagtcatcccacctacagagtcatcagcgagttcacactggggagaagccgttcacctgctcagtctgtgagaagggattctctcagtcatccaacctacagaatcatcagcgagttcacactggggagaagccgttcatctgctcagaatgtgggataggattcactcagtcatcccaactactggcacaccagtcagttcataatggggagtggccatacacctgctccgtctgtgggaagggattcactcagtcatcccacctacagagtcataagcgagttcacactaaggagaggccgttcacctgctcagtctgtgggaagcgattcactcagtcatcccagctacagaatcatcagcgagttcacactggggagtggccgttcacctgctcagaatgtgggaagagattcagtcagtcatccaccctactgagtcatcagcgagttcacactggggagaggccattcacctgctcagtctgtgggaagaggttcgctcactcatccaccctacagagacatcagcgagttcacactggggagaggccgttcaactgctcagtctgtgggaagggattcactcagtcatccatcctacagagtcatcagcgagttcacactggggagaagccgttcacctgctcagtctgtgggaagggattcactcagttttccagcctacagagtcatcagcgagttcacactggggagaagccgttcatctgctcagtctgtgggaagggattcactcgatcatccatcctacagagtcatcagcgagttcacactggggagaagccattcacctgctcagtctgtgggaagggattcactcagttatccagcctacagagtcatcagcgagttcacactggggagaagccgttcacctgctcagactgtgggaagagtttcactcggtcatcccaactactggcacaccagtcagttcacactggggagaagccgttcacctgctctgtctgtgggaagggattctctgagtcatccagattactgagtcatcagcgagttcacactggggagaagccattcacctgctcagactgtgggaagggattcactcagtcatccaacctacagaatcatcagagagttcacactggggagaagccgttcacctgctcagtctgtgggaagggattcactcggtcatcccacctacagaatcatcagcgagttcacactggggagaagccgtttatctgctcagactgtgggaagggattcactcagtcatccaccctactgagtcaccagcgagttcacactggagagaagccgttcacctgctcagtctgtgggaagggattcactcggtcatccaccctacagagtcataagcgagttcacactggggagaagccgttcacctgctcagtctgtgggatggGATTCTCTGAGTCATCCAcattactgagtcatcagcgagttcatactgtggaaaagccgttcacctgctcggtctatgggaagggattcactcagtcatccaccctactggcacaccagtcagttcacagtggggactggccgttgttatga